A single Bufo bufo chromosome 6, aBufBuf1.1, whole genome shotgun sequence DNA region contains:
- the LOC121005730 gene encoding proton channel OTOP2-like has translation MGDLTVHTVSPATVSCMETDTKFEKISIGQHSLVAVEPTVLWKKGGRLLSGLLGLNVLLLAIVLISSAAFNDVALVEWQLLSLLCTLMGLTGCWMAVYLLWTSKKDHHTSLKDSHAGPIWLRVGLAVFGVCTLLLDVLKIGKAVGLVQCESPIQIIQPVFQFVFVVLQTYFLWVSCRNCVQSHMNLTRCGLMLTLSTNLAIWMAAVTAESLHQTPSANSSSGGHRMSRAGGGSDTCACNNLACKTFETGYYYLYPFNIEYSLFASAMSYVMWKNVGRVMSQHSHHTHHSLCPHRLFVGLICGVAVLVAGLGVFIVYELDVSSDESKPQALEMFYIFNIIALSLMCISSLAGTIIFRFDKRGADSHKNPTRNLDVGLLIIAALGKYCIAYFSIIAIIAKSPGDLIDHLNLVYSLLMILQHTLQNIFIIEGLHREPFSSGYSGHRSSVANNERHEVYINQAVAGIQSNHLEAEHGHELDSNANEVVAHSIIKNAREDLRRKALKEICLFLLISNIIFWIMPAFGARPEFDNNMEMDFYGNAMWPAIVNIGLPFGIFYRMHSVASLLEVYVIS, from the exons ATGGGTGACTTAACTGTCCACACCGTTTCTCCTGCAACTGTCTCTTGTATGGAAACGGACACCAAGTTTGAGAAGATCAGTATTGGCCAACATTCCTTGGTAGCTGTTGAACCTACTGTGTTGTGGAAGAAAGGTGGTCGCTTGCTCTCTGGTCttctggggttaaatgtgctgctgTTGGCCATTGTACTTATTAGCAGTGCTGCTTTCAATGATGTGGCACTGGTTGAATGGCAACTACTCTCTCTTCTGTGCACTCTTATGGGACTCACAGGTTGCTGGATGGCGGTCTACCTGCTCTGGACATCAAAAAAGGACCATCACACAAGCCTAAAGGACTCCCATGCTGGACCCATCTGGTTGAGAG TTGGGCTGGCAGTTTTTGGGGTTTGCACATTGCTTCTTGATGTGCTGAAGATTGGAAAAGCAGTCGGTCTGGTTCAGTGTGAATCTCCTATCCAAATCATCCAGCCAGTCTTTCAGTTCGTGTTCGTGGTGTTGCAG ACGTATTTCCTCTGGGTGTCCTGCAGGAACTGTGTTCAGAGTCACATGAACCTTACCAG GTGCGGCCTCATGTTAACTCTCAGCACTAATCTAGCCATCTGGATGGCTGCGGTCACAGCTGAATCTCTTCACCAAACGCCTAGTGCTAACAGCTCATCTGGTGGTCACAGGATGTCCAGAG CTGGTGGAGGATCTGATACCTGCGCTTGTAATAATCTGGCGTGCAAAACCTTCGAGACAGGATATTATTACCTGTACCCTTTTAATATTGAATATAGTCTCTTTGCTTCAGCCATGTCTTACGTGATGTGGAAGAATGTGGGCCGTGTAATGAGTCAGCATTCTCACCACACACATCACTCCCTCTGTCCACATAGACTTTTTGTGGGACTTATTTGTGGGGTTGCGGTCCTTGTGGCAGGCCTAGGAGTCTTCATTGTCTATGAGCTTGATGTTTCATCGGATGAATCTAAGCCACAAGCACTTGAAATGTTTTACATCTTCAATATCATAGCTCTCAGCCTGATGTGTATTAGCTCACTTGCTGGAACCATCATCTTCAGATTTGACAAGAGGGGCGCGGACAGTCACAAGAACCCTACAAGGAACCTTGATGTTGGTCTGCTGATTATAGCTGCCCTGGGCAAATATTGCATCGCCTATTTCTCAATAATAGCCATTATAGCCAAGTCTCCTGGTGACCTCATTGATCATTTAAATTTGGTATATTCACTGCTTATGATTTTACAGCACACCCTGCAGAACATTTTCATCATAGAAGGACTGCATAGAGAACCATTCAGTAGTGGATACTCGGGCCATCGTAGTTCTGTAGCCAATAATGAGAGACATGAAGTTTACATCAATCAAGCAGTTGCAGGTATTCAGAGCAATCACTTGGAAGCTGAACATGGACACGAGTTGGATTCAAACGCCAATGAGGTTGTGGCACACTCCATTATAAAGAATGCTCGAGAAGACTTGCGAAGAAAGGCCCTAAAGGAGATCTGTTTATTCCTCCTCATCTCCAACATCATT TTCTGGATCATGCCTGCCTTTGGTGCTCGTCCAGAGTTTGACAATAACATGGAGATGGATTTCTACGGAAATGCCATGTGGCCCGCTATAGTAAACATTGGCCTTCCGTTTGGGATCTTCTACAGGATGCATTCAGTCGCCAGCCTTCTGGAGGTCTACGTCATTTCCTAG